A segment of the Sulfurovum indicum genome:
CCTGAACATAAGTATATTTTGCTTGAAGAGGAAGGATGCCGGTACTTTGTCTCTCCACCGGTTAAGACCAGTGTAAACCACAAAGCCCATCAAAAAATAACGGAGTTGCTCAATAATGTCAAATGTAATTAGTGCGAAGAATCTGACTTTGGCGTATGACAATGGTAGAAAAGAGATCATTAAAAATGCAAACTTCAGTATTGGAAAAGGGGATTTTGTTTTTATCACAGGTCCCAGCGGTTCAGGTAAATCGACATTGTTGAAGGCACTTTACGGACAGATCAGACCAAAAGAGGGAAGTCTGGTGGTAGGAGGGGTTGATCTTGCCAGCGTCAAGGCACGCAAACTGCAGGAGCTGCGTACCCACCTGGGGATCATTTTTCAGGACTATAAGCTTATTAATGAATGGACTGTAGCAAAGAATGTTGTACTTCCGCTGATGATCGCAGGATACTCTATCGATGTGCAGAACACCCAGGCACACAGACTGCTTAAACATGTAAAGTTGGCTGAGCATGCCGAGAAGTTCCCTTTGGAACTAAGCGGTGGTGAACAACAGCGTGTAGGAGTAGCCAGAGCTTTGGCGAAGAACCCGGTGGTTATTCTGGCTGATGAACCTACAGGGAATCTTGATGATTACTCTTCCAATGTGATCTGGGATCTGATGGAGAATGCCTGTCAGCAGCTTGAGACTACTGTACTGGTGGTTACACACAAGATCCCGACGATCTTCTCACTGCCGTATCGTCACTTTATTATCGAGAGCAAGGGTGTGTATGAAGTTCATTAAAAATCATTTGATGTTTATTTTGCCATTGATGGCAATACTGCTTGGGATCGAGTTCTATCTTGTGTTTGACCGTACGACAGACTCGTATGAGAAAGGACTTAAAGAGGGATATACGATGCTTGTTGTAACCCAAAAACCTGTGGAGCTCTCCAGGCTTAAAGCCCTTAATGAACACATTGCCGGCTCTGAGGCGATCAAACGGGAGAATATCGTTTCGGAAGTAGCCCAGGGGGTCAGCAAAGAGAGTAAAAAAGAGATTCTTGCGCTGCTTCCGTATTTTTATAATGTCGGCTTGGACAGTTATCTGGGTACAAAAGAGATCGAAAAGATAAAAAATGACCTTGAAAAAGATCCGAATATAAAGCGTGTTGAGACTTTTGGCAGCAGTTACAGTTCGGCCTACAGGCTCTTTTCCTTCATCAAGTTCCTTTTGAAGGTCTTTATCGGCTTTATGGGAGTCGTCAGCCTTTTCCTCATAATCAAGCAGATGGAGATCTGGAAGTATGCACATAAAGAGCGTATGCAGGTGATGGAGATATTCGGTGCACCGCTGATGCTGCGTTCAGGGGTACTCTTTAAAATAGCAATTTTTGATGCGTTTATTGCGACACTTTTTACTTCAGCGATCTTCTTTTATGTAAAATTTGTCTGGGCAGCACAAAGCGGTATCGATCTGATGATGCAAAAACAGGATGAGCTTTTCAGGTTGACCGATATGGCTATTTTACTTGCGGCAGCCCTTTTACTTGTGATTATTGCAGTCTACAGTGTTGTTTTCAGTTCCAGGGGAGTACAGGAGTGAGAGCACTGATCCTCTATCTTTTTCTTGCTGCTTCACTGGTCTGCGGAGCCAGTTCAACTACCAAAAAGATCTCTGTTTCCAAAAAGCATTTGAGCAAGGTTCAGAAAGAACAGAAACAGGCATCACGCCGCCTTGACAAGATCGCTAAAGATATCAAGGCAGCTGAAAAGGAGATCACCTATCTGGAAAAGAAAATAGATCTGCTTGCCAAAGACCAGAATGTCACAGAAGCTTCCTATCATCGTTTGAAAAAGGAGTTGAAGTATTCTGAAAATGAGTTGGCAAGGACAGGTCGGGAGCTTGAAAAGAAGCGCAAACAGTTCATCTCTCTGCTCTCTGAACGTTTTTCAGTGATCTTTGCAATGGAGAAGGCGCATGAGCCGACAAAGAAGTCGATTATTGACCAGGAGGTTTATCGGGTCTACAAAGTACAGAATACCAAGATGCTTGCAGCGTTGAAAAAAGAGATCAGTATACTGAAGAAGAAGAAAGAGGATACAAAGTATCGGCGCAACAAGACCAGGAATCAGCTTGCACGTATCATCAAAAAGCGTGAAAGCTATGCACAGAAGAAGAAGCAGAAAGAGAAACTGCTAAAAAAACTTGAGGCAGATGAGGAGAAATATACTGCAAAACTCCAGAAGATTGTTGATAAACAGAATGCTTTGCGTACAACATTGGCAAAGCTGAACATTTTACACAAGAAGGAGGTTGAAGAGGCACGCAAGAGAGCGGCTGCACGTAAAGAGGCATTGCGTTTGGAGAAAGAGCGTAAGCGAAAACTCAGGCTTGCCAAAGCCAAGGC
Coding sequences within it:
- a CDS encoding murein hydrolase activator EnvC family protein — translated: MRALILYLFLAASLVCGASSTTKKISVSKKHLSKVQKEQKQASRRLDKIAKDIKAAEKEITYLEKKIDLLAKDQNVTEASYHRLKKELKYSENELARTGRELEKKRKQFISLLSERFSVIFAMEKAHEPTKKSIIDQEVYRVYKVQNTKMLAALKKEISILKKKKEDTKYRRNKTRNQLARIIKKRESYAQKKKQKEKLLKKLEADEEKYTAKLQKIVDKQNALRTTLAKLNILHKKEVEEARKRAAARKEALRLEKERKRKLRLAKAKAKEKERKALEALKRAKTEEARKRARMAAKEAESERKKIAKESQKVRNINSSYKKEAVYRYRGGKTISPIAGARVIKKFGTYVDPIYKIKIFNESITLQAPSSPAKVKNVLNGKVVFAGKSSMLGKVVVVAHSGKMHTVYAGLSKIAPTIRVGTKIRKGYVVGKVKSKLVFQATKNSKHINPLKLIRI
- a CDS encoding cell division ATP-binding protein FtsE; protein product: MSNVISAKNLTLAYDNGRKEIIKNANFSIGKGDFVFITGPSGSGKSTLLKALYGQIRPKEGSLVVGGVDLASVKARKLQELRTHLGIIFQDYKLINEWTVAKNVVLPLMIAGYSIDVQNTQAHRLLKHVKLAEHAEKFPLELSGGEQQRVGVARALAKNPVVILADEPTGNLDDYSSNVIWDLMENACQQLETTVLVVTHKIPTIFSLPYRHFIIESKGVYEVH
- a CDS encoding cell division protein FtsX, with product MKFIKNHLMFILPLMAILLGIEFYLVFDRTTDSYEKGLKEGYTMLVVTQKPVELSRLKALNEHIAGSEAIKRENIVSEVAQGVSKESKKEILALLPYFYNVGLDSYLGTKEIEKIKNDLEKDPNIKRVETFGSSYSSAYRLFSFIKFLLKVFIGFMGVVSLFLIIKQMEIWKYAHKERMQVMEIFGAPLMLRSGVLFKIAIFDAFIATLFTSAIFFYVKFVWAAQSGIDLMMQKQDELFRLTDMAILLAAALLLVIIAVYSVVFSSRGVQE